A region from the Toxotes jaculatrix isolate fToxJac2 chromosome 2, fToxJac2.pri, whole genome shotgun sequence genome encodes:
- the ncoa6 gene encoding nuclear receptor coactivator 6 isoform X2 translates to MAHRCTPPELSQRTEYLEPDNDSDRDSGVGDDAGEDADSCHGAAVTQEEKVDKQDGMEENSGEGEDFTVFVAFQGNMEDEDFTQKLDTILSGIPNMLDIGSERLQPQHVEPWNSVRVTFNIPRDAAERLRLLAQNNQQQLRDLGILSVQIEGEGAINVAVGPNRGQEVRVNGPIGAPGQMRMDVGFPGGVRMVNPPMVPTGPGMAGQAMVPGSSGQMHPRVPRPSSQTDMMDPMMPSMPVQQQQQLQHQQSAPHGSGPMPPQAAHHMQALQAGRPLNPAALQQLQQQHHQQQQAQQQAQLSQLGPRPPFNPSGQMAPGWNPVLQQQAAQGGPAWRKPPPQAQMVQRPPSLATVQTPSHPPPPYPFGSQQAGQVFNAMGQGQLQQQQQTGMGQFAAPQPKGPQGGPGGVTGPPRPPPPLPPTSGPQGNLTAKSPGSSSSPFQQGSPGTPPMMAQRPTTPQGFPQGVGSPGRATLGQQGNMQQGFMGMPQHGQAGAQVHPGMPKRPMSFPTPNFVQGQVSASTPGTPGGGAPQQLQSSQAMTHTGAQPSASTPNSMQGPPHAQPNVIGVQSNMAGPPPGTTAGPSMGQQQPGLQTQMMGLQHQAQPVSSSPSQMVQGQGGGQTVLSRPLSQGQRGGMTPPKQMMPQQGQGVMHGQGQMVGGQGHQAMLLQQQQQQNSMMEQMVANQMQGNKQPFGSKIPAGVMTGQMMRGPSPNVPGNMAQFQGQVGPQPMTPQQQQQMAQLQQQQLQQQQQHQLQQLQQQQQQQQQQQQQHQQMNQQQPQQVPIAGNPNQTMGIHGQQMRLPAGHPLIQQQLQQQQLQQQQKQQQQAMLQQQQQQQQQQQAVQQHPHPLGDPSSGTGDLGVQQMVPDMQAQQQQGMMGGPQHMQMGNGHFAGHGMNFNSQFPGQMPMGAPCGQPGGFPVSKDVTLTSPLLVNLLQSDISASQFGPGGKQGAGGGNQAKPKKKKPARKKKPKEGEGPQQGEGLGGLDVAGGMEDSELPNLGGEQNLGLDNSGPKLPDFTNRAAGFPGQPGDQRVLQQVPMQFMQQQQQPQPQQQQPQPQQQQLQQQQQQQQQQQQQQQQQQQQQQQQQQQQQQQQQQQQQQQQIQHMQQQQIQQQQMQQQQQMQQQMQQQQIQQQQQQLQQQQIQQQQQMQQMQMQSLQNAQGQQGMTGPQTQGQGQPQMHPHQLQQPQQQQTQQPNLQQQQQQQMMMMLKMQQEQAKNRMSIPPGGQLPPRGMGNPPEVQRLPVSQQGNMPVMISLQGHGGVPPSPDKARGMPLMVNPQLAGTARRMSHPDVGQGPQGTGSEEAPAGAHPKQDRPGGPEMGVQPGNGAQQMMANQGSNAHMIKQGPGPTPMPPHTGASPQQQLPTQPQQGGPMPGLHFPNVPTTSQSSRPKTPNRASPRPYHHPLTPTNRPPSTEPSEINLSPERLNASIAGLFPPKINIPLPPRQPNLNRGFDQQGLNPTTLKAIGQAPPSLALSGNNNSGSVGGNNTNNSQQPFSTGTGAGGAGAKQDKQPGGQGKRASPSSSRRSSPASSRKSATPSPGRQKGAKMAITCPPHQQQLVNPQGQTMMLSPTSVPPSPVSMPSQVTGGMETQQTQSPFHGIQGNPAEGVRESQGIMAAEQRQMPQPQPQPQPLRELSAPRMASPRFPVPQQPKPDMELQAGTVDRQITHAAPVQESEVSPALRAAPTSLNQLLDNSGIPNMPPRPIQNNTARDVMGKDSPKSALDPDRPFQSNAQSTDGSASVPTTATINEPEAKPRPAVPVPTSSPNFQPASVASSLPSTIVNSSTTLSLNQSPITSVGVSPSPNVNPTTTLCNTVSTNTNTTLSVSPNPVTSSQSTSASTVSTSSALTPASSALKPNPSSKPVTSVHSVIQIPASSSNISPNQITVFVTSNPITSAPTPQAPTSMVSTMVAVPNKNVRPQDIQQPTHVPRPSHIITAPLHFSINPLFQVPGASVAPNTTVVSQSVTMVGPLQVSTTNIQLSPAPSSTQSSGANMTSTQPARNAVGQVQIATSMSSPSLVGTLTAPQQVNPGALKTENQGEAGSAQKSSPPVQQPSPHPSPSASSPFQPPLASQPPCSSPGSVNAIRKTPVCPSPTAQVKSKPAQAAAVVSGSADSQQSPVERPVQGPTVAVPPQVFHPPANPAIQIEAPAPHPIAAAPNKITPPVVSSPITVPGQVAVATQIVTQALVPAPATVSSPASAVSSQAPIVTVVSTTTDAASATLISTVAPIQSPVPSIVPIVASPGSTQEVLPTVSSPVANPIGVPPDQSDPPAVEPPVPPATAPHETTQTTAAPVQQEVPQSQEPVASEKTGEEVSTGSEQGWAKKRKTPINLVPRAAVEKPKGPSRRSSRAEKEVEEEPVADSGIRKRSARPGTSAAVKETGASPTQAKRRKSK, encoded by the exons ATGGCACATCGATGCACTCCACCTGAGCTGTCCCAGAGGACAGAGTACCTGGAACCAGATAATGATTCCGACAGGGACTCTGGTGTTGGGGATGATGCAGGAGAGGATGCTGACAGTTGCCATGGAGCCGCAGTAACACAAGAGGAGAAAGTCGACAAGCAAGATGGCATGGAAGAAAACAGCGGGGAGGGAGAGGATTTTACAGTTTTCGTTGCCTTTCAAGGGAATATGGAGGATGAGGACTTCACACAAAAACTTGACACTATCCTCAGTGGGATACCTAACATGCTTGATATTG GCTCTGAGAGGCTACAGCCACAGCATGTGGAGCCGTGGAACAGTGTGCGGGTTACCTTTAACATTCCTCGGGATGCTGCTGAGCGACTCAGACTGTTGGCCCAGAACAAccaacagcagctcagagaccTGGGGATTCTCTCTGTGCAGATAGAAG GGGAAGGAGCCATCAATGTGGCAGTCGGACCAAACAGAGGACAAGAAGTCAGAGTGAATGGACCAATTGGAGCACCTGGCCAGATGAGAATGGATGTTGGCTTTCCAG GAGGAGTAAGGATGGTTAATCCACCAATGGTTCCCACTGGGCCTGGCATGGCAGGTCAGGCTATGGTACCAGGCAGCAGTGGACAGATGCACCCTCGTGTCCCCAGACCGTCTTCACAGACAG ATATGATGGACCCAATGATGCCAAGTATGCCAgttcagcagcaacagcagcttcagcaccAACAGTCTGCTCCCCATGGCTCAGGCCCCATGCCTCCTCAGGCTGCCCATCACATGCAGGCTCTGCAGGCTGGGAGACCACTCAACcctgctgcactgcagcagctaCAACAACAGCATCACCAACAGCAACAGGCCCAGCAGCAAGCTCAGCTCTCACAGCTTGGACCTAGACCTCCATTCAATCCATCAGGCCAAATGGCTCCTGGCTGGAACCCGGTTCTCCAGCAACAAGCAGCCCAAGGAGGCCCTGCCTGGAGAAAGCCCCCACCGCAAGCTCAAATGGTTCAGCGCCCACCCTCCCTTGCTACAGTTCAGACACCCAGCCACCCTCCGCCCCCTTACCCATTTGGCAGCCAGCAGGCTGGGCAGGTATTCAATGCCATGGGACAGGGACaattacagcaacaacagcagacaggaaTGGGTCAGTTTGCTGCCCCCCAGCCTAAAGGCCCACAGGGTGGCCCTGGTGGTGTCACAGGACCGCCCAgaccccctccaccccttcCACCAACTTCTGGACCACAGGGCAACCTCACTGCCAAGTCCCCTGGTTCTTCCTCATCTCCTTTCCAGCAGGGTTCACCAGGGACTCCTCCCATGATGGCTCAGAGACCTACAACTCCACAAGGTTTTCCCCAGGGTGTAGGTTCACCAGGAAGAGCAACCCTCGGCCAACAGGGTAACATGCAGCAAGGATTCATGGGAATGCCCCAGCACGGACAGGCTGGGGCCCAAGTTCACCCAG GCATGCCGAAGCGTCCCATGAGCTTTCCAACCCCAAACTTTGTCCAAGGTCAGGTGAGTGCTAGCACTCCAGGAACACCTGGTGGAGGAGCCCCTCAGCAGCTACAGAGCAGCCAAGCGATGACTCACACAG GAGCTCAGCCGTCAGCCTCCACACCAAACTCAATGCAGGGTCCACCCCATGCCCAACCCAATGTTATAGGTGTACAGAGTAACATGGCTGGTCCACCCCCTGGTACAACTGCTGGGCCTAGTATGGGCCAGCAACAGCCTGGCCTCCAGACCCAGATGATGGGCCTCCAGCATCAGGCCCAGCCCGTGTCCTCCTCCCCCAGCCAGATGGTTCAAGGCCAGGGTGGAGGTCAGACTGTCCTCTCAAGGCCTCTCAGTCaagggcagagaggaggaatgacCCCACCTAAGCAGATGATGCCTCAGCAAGGCCAGGGGGTGATGCATGGGCAGGGTCAGATGGTTGGAGGCCAAGGGCACCAGGCCAtgctcctgcagcagcaacagcaacaaaactcCATGATGGAACAGATGGTTGCCAACCAGATGCAAGGCAACAAGCAGCCGTTTGGAAGCAAGATTCCAGCTGGAGTCATGACTGGCCAGATGATGCGTGGCCCTTCTCCAAATGTCCCAGGTAACATGGCTCAGTTCCAGGGTCAGGTTGGCCCGCAGCCGATGACTccgcaacagcagcaacaaatgGCTCAACTCCAACAACAGCAgttacaacagcagcaacagcaccaACTGcaacagcttcagcagcagcagcagcagcagcagcagcagcagcaacaacatcaGCAGATGAATCAGCAACAACCCCAACAGGTTCCTATTGCTGGCAATCCTAATCAAACGATGGGCATACATGGGCAGCAGATGAGGCTTCCTGCTGGTCACCCCCTTATCCAACAACAGttgcaacaacaacagttacagcagcaacagaaacagcagcaacaggccatgttgcaacaacaacagcagcaacaacaacaacaacaggcagTTCAACAACACCCACATCCTCTGGGAGATCCCAGTAGTGGAACAGGAGACTTAGGTGTCCAACAGATGGTCCCTGATATgcaggcacagcagcagcaaggcATGATGGGGGGCCCTCAGCACATGCAGATGGGAAATGGCCACTTTGCAGGTCATGGCATGAACTTTAACTCGCAGTTCCCAGGCCAGATGCCAATGGGGGCACCCTGTGGACAGCCAGGTGGCTTTCCTGTCAGCAAGGATGTTACACTGACTAGCCCACTGCTGGTCAACCTGCTGCAGAGTGACATCTCAGCCAGCCAATTTGGGCCAGGAGGAAAGCAAGGAGCAGGGGGAGGTAATCAGGCcaaacccaaaaaaaagaaaccggCAAGAAAGAAGAAGCCCAAAGAAGGAGAGGGACCACAGCAGGGAGAGGGACTTGG GGGTCTTGATGTGGCTGGTGGCATGGAGGATTCCGAACTGCCAAACCTGGGCGGTGAACAGAATTTGGGCCTAGACAACTCTGGCCCAAAACTCCCTGATTTTACCAACAGGgctgcag GCTTTCCTGGCCAACCTGGCGACCAGAGAGTATTGCAGCAGGTACCCATGCAGTTtatgcagcaacaacagcaaccgcagccacaacaacaacaaccacaaccacaacagcagcagctgcagcagcagcagcagcaacagcagcagcagcagcagcaacaacagcagcaacagcagcaacagcagcagcagcaacagcaacaacaacaacaacaacagcagcagcagcaacaacaacaaattcagcacatgcaacagcagcagatacagcaacagcaaatgcagcaacagcaacaaatgcAACAGCAAatgcaacaacagcaaatacaacaacagcagcaacaattacagcagcagcagattcagcaacagcagcagatgcaacagatgcagatgcagagTCTCCAGAATGCTCAAGGGCAGCAGGGGATGACAGGGCCGCAGACTCAAGGTCAAGGCCAGCCCCAGATGCACCCTCATCAGCTGcaacaaccacagcagcagcaaactcaACAGCCAAACCTGCAACAGCAg caacagcagcagatgatgatgatgctgaagatgcagcaggagcaggCAAAAAATCGTATGTCCATCCCGCCAGGAGGCCAACTCCCTCCTCGGGGGATGGGAAATCCACCTGAGGTCCAGAGGCTTCCTGTCTCACAACAAGGCAACATGCCCGTAATGATCAGTCTTCAAGGACATGGAGGGGTACCACCGTCACCTGACAAAGCCAGAGGGATGCCCCTGATGGTGAACCCACAG CTTGCAGGCACTGCGCGGAGAATGTCCCATCCTGATGTAGGTCAGGGTCCCCAAGGCACTGGATCTGAGGAGGCCCCTGCAGGGGCTCACCCTAAACAGGACAGGCCCGGTGGCCCAGAAATGGGGGTGCAGCCTGGAAATGGCGCCCAACAGATGATGGCCAATCAGGGCTCCAACGCTCACATGATAAAGCAAGGCCCTGGTCCAACGCCAATGCCTCCGCACACTGGAGCCAGTCCCCAGCAACAGTTACCCACTCAGCCTCAACAAGGTGGCCCCATGCCTGGCCTTCATTTCCCTAATGTCCCCACAACCTCACAGAGCTCCAGGCCCAAAACCCCCAACAGAGCTAGCCCCAGGCCGTACCATCATCCTCTCACTCCAACTAATCGTCCACCCAGTACTGAGCCCTCTGAAATCAACCTTTCACCTGAGAGGCTAAATGCCTCGATTGCAGGGCTGTTTCCCCCCAAAATCAACATTCCTCTGCCTCCCAGGCAGCCTAACCTAAACAGGGGATTTGATCAGCAAGGTCTTAACCCAACAACTCTGAAAGCCATTGGGCAGGCCCCTCCCAGCTTAGCTCTATCAGGCAACAACAACAGTGGCAGTGTGGGTGGAAATAACACTAACAACAGTCAACAGCCTTTCTCTACTGGCACTGGTGCAGGGGGAGCAGGTGCTAAGCAGGACAAGCAGCCTGGAGGGCAGGGTAAAAGGGCTAGTCCTAGCAGCAGTCGGAGGTCAAGTCCAGCTTCTAGCCGCAAATCAGCCACCCCAAGTCCTGGAAGGCAAAAGGGGGCAAAAATGGCCATCACATGCCCTCCCCACCAGCAGCAGTTGGTCAACCCTCAGGGGCAAACTATGATGCTAAGCCCTACCTCAGTACCCCCAAGTCCAGTATCAATGCCTTCACAAGTGACGGGGGGCATGGAGACACAACAGACTCAGAGCCCCTTCCATGGAATTCAAGGTAACCCTGCTGAGGGAGTTAGGGAAAGTCAGGGAATAATGGCAGCAGAGCAGCGACAGATGCCTCAGCCTCAACCCCAACCACAGCCTTTGAGGGAATTATCAGCCCCCAGAATGGCAAGTCCTCGTTTCCCTGTGCCTCAGCAGCCTAAACCTGACATGGAACTGCAGGCTGGCACAGTTGATAGGCAGATAACACATGCGGCACCTGTGCAGGAGTCGGAGGTCTCGCCTGCTCTCAGGGCAGCTCCAACCTCCCTCAACCAGTTACTGGATAACTCGGGTATCCCGAACATGCCTCCTCGGCCCATACAGAATAATACTGCTAGGGATGTCATGGGCAAGGACAGTCCCAAGTCTGCTTTGGATCCAGACAGACCATTCCAGAGTAATGCCCAGAGTACAGATGGTTCAGCCTCCGTTCCTACCACTGCCACTATAAATGAGCCAGAAGCTAAACCCAGACCTGCTGTTCCAGTCCCTACCAGTAGTCCTAACTTCCAGCCTGCTTCAGTTGCCAGCTCACTCCCTAGCACTATTGTGAACTCCAGTACTACCCTTAGCCTTAATCAAAGCCCCATCACTAGTGTTGGTGTCAGTCCCAGTCCGAATGTAAACCCAACAACTACTCTTTGTAATACTGTCAGTACTAACACTAATACCACCCTGAGTGTAAGCCCCAACCCAGTAACTTCCAGTCAGAGCACTTCTGCCTCAACTGTTAGCACCAGTTCTGCTCTAACCCCAGCCAGTTCGGCTCTAAAACCAAATCCCAGTTCTAAACCTGTGACAAGTGTTCACTCAGTTATACAAATCCCTGCCTCCTCTAGCAACATTTCCCCCAACCAGATCACTGTCTTTGTTACATCTAACCCCATCACCTCTGCCCCCACTCCTCAGGCACCAACATCTATGGTTTCCACCATGGTGGCTGTCCCTAACAAGAACGTTAGGCCGCAGGACATCCAGCAGCCGACTCATGTCCCCAGACCTTCTCATATCATCACCGCCCCACTTCACTTTTCTATCAACCCACTTTTTCAGGTCCCAGGTGCATCTGTGGCTCCTAATACCACAGTGGTATCACAGTCAGTGACCATGGTGGGGCCTCTCCAAGTGTCCACTACAAACATCCAACTTTCTCCTGCCCCAAGCTCCACCCAGTCCTCAGGGGCTAACATGACCAGCACTCAGCCTGCCAGAAATGCAGTTGGACAGGTCCAGATTGCTACTAGTATGTCCTCGCCATCCCTAGTTGGTACTCTCACAGCTCCTCAGCAAGTTAACCCAGGGGCtctcaaaacagaaaatcaaggTGAGGCAGGCTCTGCTCAGAAATCTAGTCCCCCAGTCCAGCAGCCATCTCCCCATCCAAGCCCTTCAGCGTCATCTCCCTTTCAGCCACCCCTGGCTTCTCAGCCTCCTTGCTCTAGTCCTGGGTCTGTGAACGCCATTCGAAAGACCCCCGTGTGTCCATCTCCAACTGCCCAAGTAAAAAGCAAACctgcacaggctgctgctgttgtttctggTTCAGCTGACTCCCAGCAGAGTCCTGTGGAGAGGCCTGTGCAGGGACCCACTGTGGCTGTGCCACCACAAGTCTTTCATCCCCCTGCTAATCCTGCCATTCAGATTGAAGCACCAGCTCCCCATCCTATTGCTGCTGCTCCAAACAAAATTACTCCACCTGTGGTCTCTTCTCCAATCACAGTTCCTGGCCAAGTTGCTGTTGCTACTCAGATTGTCACCCAGGCTCTAGTTCCTGCACCAGCTACAGTGTCAAGCCCAGCCTCGGCTGTAAGCTCTCAAGCTCCTATTGTCACTGTAGTTAGTACTACCACAGATGCTGCTTCTGCTACCTTGATCTCTACGGTTGCTCCTATACAAAGCCCTGTACCGTCCATTGTTCCGATTGTTGCGTCACCTGGATCTACACAGGAGGTTCTCCCCACCGTATCCTCTCCAGTTGCTAACCCCATCGGAGTTCCACCAGATCAGTCTGACCCCCCAGCTGTGGAGCCTCCAGTGCCACCAGCTACAGCACCTCATGAAACTACTCAGACCACCGCAG CACCTGTTCAACAAGAAGTCCCACAGTCGCAGGAACCTGTTGCCAGTGAGAAGACAG GTGAAGAGGTCTCAACAGGTTCTGAGCAGGG ATgggcaaagaaaagaaagacgcCCATCAACTTAGTCCCAAG